A genome region from Sphingorhabdus sp. SMR4y includes the following:
- a CDS encoding acyl-CoA dehydrogenase family protein encodes MMADKPSAAELKDYAEQADAWFKENTVRDPGFMLPLTFMEVSTDQQFDFLQEWQRKVYEAGYLGASWPKEYGGGGLHSDFQRVATRAMKNYDAPIMLNAIGNGWAGPLILDLGSEEQKQKYIKPMLSAEDIWCQGFSEPENGSDLGNAQLKAVKEGDEYVLNGSKIWTSLGDRAKYMILLARTDFDAPNKYAGLSFFLNPMKIDGITTSRIKKLTGEYGFVQTFFTDARISADCLFGGEGNGWSMAMKTLEYERGAKVKPVGGFFVKELDVMEIVELAKNSVRNGKPLLDDPVMRDKMTQYMIDIQALNLNNTRRRMPQLMQDKPMGLPLMNKLARTELIRELTEFSLAFQGTKAGYYVGDENAVDDGYWHRSYLNSFSATIGGGTSEIQRNIVAEHALGLPKTR; translated from the coding sequence ATGATGGCCGACAAACCGAGTGCAGCAGAACTGAAAGATTATGCCGAACAGGCGGACGCCTGGTTCAAGGAAAATACCGTGCGCGATCCCGGCTTCATGCTGCCATTGACCTTCATGGAAGTGTCGACCGACCAGCAGTTTGACTTTCTCCAGGAGTGGCAGCGCAAGGTCTATGAAGCGGGTTATCTCGGTGCCAGCTGGCCGAAGGAATATGGCGGCGGTGGTTTGCACAGCGATTTTCAGCGTGTTGCTACCAGGGCGATGAAGAATTATGACGCGCCGATCATGCTCAACGCGATCGGCAACGGCTGGGCCGGACCGCTTATTCTCGATCTCGGCAGCGAGGAACAGAAGCAGAAATATATCAAGCCGATGCTCAGCGCCGAGGATATCTGGTGCCAGGGCTTTTCCGAACCGGAAAACGGGTCCGATCTCGGCAACGCACAGCTGAAAGCCGTGAAAGAGGGCGATGAATATGTTCTCAACGGTTCCAAGATCTGGACCTCGCTCGGCGATCGCGCAAAATATATGATCCTGCTCGCGCGCACCGATTTCGATGCGCCGAACAAATATGCCGGACTTAGCTTTTTCCTCAACCCGATGAAGATCGACGGCATCACCACCAGCCGGATCAAGAAGCTGACCGGCGAATATGGCTTCGTCCAGACCTTCTTCACCGACGCGCGCATTTCCGCCGACTGCCTGTTCGGCGGAGAGGGCAATGGCTGGTCGATGGCGATGAAGACGCTGGAATATGAGCGTGGTGCCAAGGTCAAGCCGGTCGGCGGTTTTTTCGTCAAGGAACTGGACGTGATGGAAATTGTCGAGCTGGCGAAAAATTCGGTCCGCAACGGCAAGCCCTTGCTCGACGATCCGGTGATGCGCGACAAGATGACGCAATATATGATCGATATCCAGGCGCTGAATCTCAACAACACCCGCCGCCGGATGCCGCAGCTGATGCAGGACAAGCCAATGGGGCTGCCGCTGATGAACAAGCTGGCGCGCACCGAACTGATCCGCGAGCTGACCGAATTCTCGCTGGCGTTCCAGGGCACCAAGGCGGGCTATTATGTCGGCGATGAAAATGCGGTCGACGACGGTTACTGGCATCGCAGCTATCTCAACAGTTTTTCGGCCACAATTGGCGGAGGCACTTCGGAGATCCAGCGCAATATTGTCGCGGAACATGCGCTCGGATTGCCGAAAACGAGATAA